A single window of Psychromonas ingrahamii 37 DNA harbors:
- a CDS encoding cation transporter, with translation MNITNITLAAEKTVSLHVPAMTCPICPFTVEKALKGVDGVTTVNVSFDQKTTATALTAATKNAGYPSTVKN, from the coding sequence TTGAACATCACAAATATCACCTTAGCAGCAGAGAAGACGGTATCGCTTCATGTGCCGGCAATGACTTGCCCTATTTGCCCGTTTACCGTTGAAAAAGCGCTGAAGGGTGTTGATGGCGTAACAACAGTCAATGTTTCTTTCGATCAAAAAACAACAGCGACAGCATTAACAGCGGCAACTAAAAATGCAGGCTACCCGTCTACTG